The Ochrobactrum quorumnocens genome has a segment encoding these proteins:
- the rctB gene encoding SMa0974 family conjugal transfer regulator gives MYIPNYTAETFIDITNPEKVGKTFCLEYRAYIVSVDFSGHDKLITFGDGRAILSPTANGLHLRVEAFDLATFHGIWSLLQVGLDLCKTGPGGQLEWTPSRDALFPPFERNTGQSN, from the coding sequence ATGTACATTCCCAATTATACCGCCGAAACGTTCATCGATATCACCAACCCTGAGAAAGTCGGCAAGACATTCTGCCTTGAATACCGCGCGTATATTGTATCAGTCGATTTTTCAGGCCATGATAAGCTGATTACATTTGGCGACGGGCGCGCGATCCTCAGTCCCACTGCAAACGGCCTTCACCTGCGTGTGGAAGCCTTTGATCTCGCCACGTTCCATGGGATTTGGTCTCTCCTACAAGTAGGGCTCGACCTATGCAAAACAGGGCCTGGAGGCCAACTTGAATGGACCCCGTCGAGAGACGCGTTATTCCCCCCATTCGAAAGAAATACTGGCCAATCAAACTAA